Part of the Fundulus heteroclitus isolate FHET01 chromosome 20, MU-UCD_Fhet_4.1, whole genome shotgun sequence genome, TACGTTTTCTTGCATGTGTCAGAACTGAAAGCTTCCATTTTTCTCAGACCCTAAACACGTCAGCGAACCGTCGCTGTTTGTTTTGAGTACAAAAGctcagatattttattattctatAACATTTTTGATTGATCCAGAACTATTTTCTCTATGAAAGAAAATGCAACAAATCTTTTTCACaggtctcctttttttttgcacgaACTGCTGCATCAAAGCAGCGTGGCACGGAGGCGCTCAGTCTGTGGATCAGCTGCGGCGTGAAGGAAGCCGAGGTTGCTTAATTTTCTGCCTTCATCTCATCTGCTTATTTTGGCCTGCTGGTTTTCATGTCGCTTACGACAGCGCTCCATTTATTCACTGTGAGGTTTAGGTCAGGAGAGATTGCTGGACGAGTAGCAAAGTGATAACAGAATAATTAAAGCAGGTATCACAATTACTTTAAGGTTATTTTATGGTTATGGTTATCCCCGGTGTTTGTGCATCATTTTTGCTGCACCTTACTCCCTCCACTCAGCTTTTCATTACTATTCTTGAATTCAGCTGTATGATGGTTTAGGTCATAACATGTCCATAACATAAGATTTCTGCATTAAACGTTGTTTTTGGTGGTGCCATGCAACTTTCAACTTTTCTGATGACTTGAACTTTTGAAATTCTCTGTGTTGATGACACAATatatgtatttctttttatgagtAAAAGCACTGAAATAAATGTGCTCTGATTTATTGAGAAGCACCTGTATGGCCTGTgttgccacactgcaaaaacggaactagaaataagtaaaatgttctttaaaattagtgtatttgtccttgatttcagcaggtaaataagatgatttgccaatggaataagatttttgcacttaaaataggaacaactcatctccattatcttatttcaagtgcaggatgtctaattatcttattttaggggtcaaaatacttattccgttggcagataatattatttacctacttaaatcaaggttaaatacactaactttaagaacattttgcttgtttttagatccgtttttgcagtgcatgttcATTTGTTGAATTAAAGTAAAGTCAATACAGACTAGTTTTGTTGGTTTTATAGTTCTTAGTatggaaacaacaacaaccagatTGTGATTGGGCAGATCAGCTTTCAGAAAATCCTGGAAAGTGGTATCAGCCACTAGAAATCTGGttgaagataagataagatactaactcctttattgtcccacaatggggacatCGTGGATTTTAGTCAGAATGTTCTAAAAGTATTTGTTACTTTTAGTaaagtttaaatgtgtttatttttcatggatagaaatgtttttatttattcacttgtGGCCCAACGTTTCCTGGTATTTAGTCTCTGAATGTTTTCCGTATCTTGAAGCAGGATCAAATCCTGTGTATGtatggaagagaaaaaaaaaaactaaaaggaacATTTGAACCTTTTGGTTGTAAATTATTGTGAAGTTTATTCAGACATTCTCGCTTcttgtcagattttcttttcctcaCGCGCGTTCATTCGAGCTTGCCTCTCATAATTCCAGTGTCTCTGTTATCATCCGCAGCCTCGTCCCATCGGACCAGTCTCCCTACAGCGATGTGTCTCCGCTCCGAGCCCCGCACCTCGACGGCCCGCCGCAGGACTGCCACGTTATGTACAATCCCATGACTCATGGATCAGGATCAGGTCCGGTCCAGGGAAACAGCCACTGCATGGATCAATACATGAGGCCCCCTCAGGCCCCCCCACCACACAGTATGATGGGCCACAGGGGCATGCCTCCCACAGAGGGTGAGTCACAGTATCTTTTTCATCCCCTTAACCTCACAGCTGCTATTGATTAGGACTTAAGGATACCTGAGAGACTGAAACTGAAACTTCGCAGATCTCCACAGAAAGAATGATGAGAGGCTAGCAGTTGGCCAGCTTTACTACTTGTATCCTCATGCAGGGCCCTCCAAAAGTAATTGCCCTAAGGCGAAATAAGTCTTTAGTGCATAAGCATCATGTCAGAAAGTGTATTTATAATtgcttttacaaaaatatatagtGCGACAAAAcatcctttaaaataaatgggaaCAGAAGCCTTCATATTTATACTACATTTATACTccatttattagttttaaaggctaGGCCTGGAAATTCTTATCAGTGATCAATGCCTTTCTATAGGCTAGGAATATGATGTGACACAGAGGCCTGTTTCTCTTATCCACTCCtcagaataaagaaaacatgagAATATGTCGTTCGTCTAACGCTGAtattgatttgcatatgtaaaGACTTAAAACCAAATTGCTACTCACCTAGTACTTCCTCATCCATATCTACAGTCAAAGCagcatttaaaaagtttgaattGGGACAAACAAGAGTGTTGAAGGATCTAAGTATATCCTTCCAACACATAAGAAGGAGAACCCGCAGATCTCACTGTTggataaaaatgacaaatttagCATTTCAGGAGCTCAAACACTTttgtttaaagctttttttttttttgctactacTTATGGATCACTCTCTGTAATTTGGATTCACAACGGCCTGTAAAAGTATTcagttttgttgcctcacaacctagAATTAAAATGGTTAGTTTGAGAGTTTGCAgcatttaatttacagaataTGTCTGCCActttgaacatgttttttttttttattgtgaagcaaacaaatgGGACAAAATCACAAAAAACTTCAGCATGCATAATTGTCCAACCCCCTACTGTCAGTACTTTCTAGAGAAAACTGCTCCAACTCCTTCTTGCTGGATGGTTTTTCGCTTGTGAACAGCGATCTTCAAATCTAACCACAGATCCTCAATTGGATTAAGGtctggcctttgactaggccgttccaacacatttaaatgtttctcctAATAGCACttgagtgttgctttagcaagatgcttcaggtcattgtgctgctggaaggagaacctccttGTTTGAAGAGCTCTTGCTTAgtgctgctgcagcctctggggccttcttcttctgcagTTTATTGGAGATTGGTAAACAACTTAGAGGTATGGAGTGTGTATGGAGTGTGGGCCAGGAAGGCCCCTAATCAGTCAAATGCTcctaattaaataaaagaaaaattgttttttaaaaacctcaCAATTGCTTTACATATACCTACTTGAGAACACCACTGCAATATTGACTTCAAGatagcctctggggcctttcagaaaagatgtgtttatactgacagatcatgtgacccCCTAGAAGTCCACCTGCACACAGGTGaacttcatttcactaattatttgacttttgaaggtaattggttgcaccagaactttATATGCACGTACGTGCCGATTTTTAGTTTcatatcattattttttattaatgtatttctgaATTCACTTCACCAACTTCAAATGTTTTGTGCAAATCTATcgcataagataagataagattgaaaaacattcaaattacaggttggaatgttAAAAAAGTAGGTAAAAAGCCAGTAAGTTTGCAAGCCACCGTACAGCAACACAGTAAGACAAATGCTTTCTTATATTAAGATAAACTAGATCGTAAGCAATTATGTagatatcattttttttttaattttcaaatctTGTACAAGTTTGGTGCTTAAGGGTTGCAGTttgtcttttgaataaaaagattGTCACCAGTTTAGCCTTTTTTGTAGCCTAGTCATTCCGATAATCTTATTTTCTGACTCCTATGGAACTAAATTGTACAAATACAGAActtttgttgttggttttatACTTTAATGAACTGATTCTGCTTCTTGGGAATTGTTTGTTGATTTTGTCTCCAAAATCCTGCAGGTAGCAATGGCACCCCCTACTGTAACCAGAACAACATGATGTCATCGCACCCCAACTTCTGTCAGCTTCAGCCCGGCTCTGAACAGATCGGCTCTGGCGATGGTGGGAAAAGAAGCtcattaaaatgaattaaaatcaaTCCTGCTACAGACGTCCTATTTAAAGTGAAAACTCATACATTTTGTTCTTCTCACAAATTAACTTTTGTCCCCACCAGGCTCCAGGTTCTCCACACCTCGCTCCATGCTCAAGCTGAGTAAAAAGAGAGCTCTGTCTATCTCACCTCTATCTGACGCCAGCGTAGACCTGCAGACCGTCATTCGGACCTCGCCCAACTCGCTCGTGGCCTTTGTTAACTCTCGCTGTAACCCCAACGGCGGCAGCTCCTACGGTCACCTGTCTGTCAGCGCCATGAGGTATTCAGCGCTAACCTGAGTCAAACATGCAGGGACAATATCCGTTTCCTTCATCTCAGATGTTTACAGCCTGATGAGATTAcgtatagaataaaaaaaaaatatctgattaTATCCTATATTTCATGttcactgttaaaaaaatgtatttgtgatgaaaaaaaatttgaccatgttcaattattttttttaaacttcaaatCTTTAATGTGCCATTATAAATCCTGTACAATCCAACGgaaaacgcacacacacacgggggAAAATGTAGaatatgaaaaatatgtaaaaaaatcctttttatatataaataccaACCATTAAACTGCAAAAGTGACATAACCAAATCAgtctttacactgcaaaaacagaattaaaaataagtaatattttcttaaaattagtgtatctgtcctagatttgagcaggtaaataagatgatctgttaataagatttttgcacttaaaataggaacatctcatgtccatcatcttatttcaagtgcaggatgtctatttatcttattttaggggtcaaaatactaattccattggcagataatattatttacctgctcaaatctaggacaaaaacacaaattttaataacattttacttattttcagatccgtttttgcagtgtacctccAAAATGGATTAAATGACAGGACAGAAACTGGTCAGAATTAGGCAGGAATTTCTGCCTAATGCTCATTGCGTTCTACGCTTAtcaaaaatctctttttttaatctttacatCTGGACTAAGTTTACGTTTGTGAGACAAACGTCTTTTCTTCCGAAGAAAACACCCaagcctgctttaaacctctcaaATTCTTGTGGGAGAACgtgttacatatttattaaactgtagcctggctaaaataaaaagaaaagagtacAACACGACACTGGGCATCGCTGGAAGAACACCGTACCAACACTGAAGCACagtggtggcggcatcatgtTCGGGGTTACTTTGCTTCATTGGGCACTTGGGATTTTGCTAAATGGATTAATATATGAATCATTCCAAAAGCCAGAgagtttaaatacatttcaatagGTGGGTCATTaaatttgttcatttaaataagCAAGCAGCAATGTGcatcttaaattttttttttctggttcttGGATAAATAAGCCCACCAGATCAGGAGAGAAATGTTTATGCATTTATATCTTATACATTTACAAATGAACAAAAGACTCTGGTTACGGGCTTCAAATGTTTCACTATTTCATGTTGATTTCGGAGTTgtaatttgttctgtttttgctccaCAGTCCATCTCTGAGTTATTCCAGCAACATGAACTGCCACTCCAGACAACAGGGGTCCATGTACGGAGGAAACGGCGGTACGCCTTTGGGCGTTCACACACCGGGTCCCTGCCAAGCTTCTCGTTTACCTCCCCACAATCCCCGGCTCCTCGCTCCACCCAAGCACGGACACGTAAGATGGCTTTACAACTAGCATCACAAAGCAGCAGCGCAGCTTCTGCTTCTGAAAAGAGAGGAATGAAAAGATTGCATGCGGTGGAAAACATAAATTTCATGCAGGTTACTGATATGTATGAAtggactgaaaaaataaaagatgtggtgtgtgtgtgtgtgtgtgttgtttagCAGCTGAAAACAGAGCCAGGTCTGGTAGGCGTGATGGACGGCATGAATGTGAAGAACCTGGAGGAAAGGTCGGAGGGAGACGTAGCCAGTCCTTCTTCCACCGGCACTCAGGTGAAGTCATGTCCTCATAGTGATATTTACATCTACTGTCAGGTACATCTTCAGGTGTTTTTCAAAACCGTGAGAATAAGCAAATTATGCATTTGGATGAGGATGCTCGGTAAGCTCAAGCTAAATGAAAATTTCGTTTCTACAAAAATGCCTTCAGCAGGATCATCTGATGGGCCTCCTGGACGGCAGAGACGACTTGGACAAGGAAGACGGGAAGCCGGAGCCAGAGGCCATCTACGAGACCAACTGTCGCTGGGAGAGCTGCAACAAGGAGTTTGACACACAAGACCAGCTTGTTCACGTGAGACATTTTAAATCATCAGTCAGTCGGGTTAAAACTTAGGGACGGACTGCAGCTGTGAGCATCAGGAACGTTtactaccaaaaaaaaaagacggagGGGAAAGAGCAGAAGTGCCTTTCAAAAGAAGAGGCTCTCATTGAACTTTCCTCATTGTGAAAAGTTACAATCGAActtcagtggattttatttgatggaGCGGTGATGACTGCGAAGTGGAAGCAAGTGATGCATTGTTTTTAGAcggttttacaaattaaaacctGACAGTACGGCATTCATTTCTATTCAGCCTGCACTAAGTAAAAACTTTTCAATCCGTCTTTTGGTGCAATTACAGCCGAAaacttttggagtttatttccAACAGCTCAGTCAGTTTGGCTGGATAATCcatgaacagcagttttcaatTCCTGCCAAAGATTCAGTTTGATTTTGGTCTgcgctttgactagaccatttaAGCATATaaatatacttaaaaaaaataagagtcaGTTGTAGCTCTGCCTGTAAGTTTAAAGTTTTCTTCAAGGATtgatctttgtgttttttctttagctccatccatgttCTTATTGACTTTGACCCACTTCCTGGTCcgtgctgaagaaaagcctccctcACAGTATGATacttccaccaccatgtttcaccatggggatGATGCGTCCAGCTTAATGTGTAGAGTTAGTTTTCTGctaagcaaaacattttgcctgtttactaaaaagaaagaagtctttgtttgtcattgcaattgtacattccaacaaaattAGTCTTCTGTAAAAGTAAAAGTCTGCTATAGGTCTTGTGACAAAATGCAAACTGCACTTATTATGGCTTTGTCTGTAGCTTTCATTATGCTGctctttataatttatttatttatttatttgaatagggacaaagcacattaatgaacatcagtataaaaacaaatgtaaatatgccgGATTGTAGCTACAAAGCTAATTTTCATCCGTAGTCCCTAGGCAGGCAAATACATAAGAAAGaacatataatatacaatataaGCATCACAAAGGGTGCTGGATTCcatatttatctaaaaatggTATATGTGCAGATAAGTGGGTCTGTATAATGTTACAAAATGACTAAGGTCAaggaaacactgcaaaaaataagAGGTCAAATGTTCAATAAgttatacaaaataaataaataaataaaacttttctaTTAGAATAGCTGAGAAGCTCTTTTTGGAGATTCAGCTGTCActctaaatttgtttttcatcttttgtcatggttttagCACATCAACAACGAGCACATCCATGGAGAGAAAAAGGAGTTTGTCTGTCACTGGCAGGAGTGCTCTCGAGAACAGAGGCCTTTCAAAGCCCAGTACATGCTGGTGGTTCACATGCGCagacacacaggagagaagccacACAAGTGCACTGTAAGTCAATCTTAACTCGCTGacatatttctgttttccttATTCTGATCTATTATTACAGTCATAGTACAGATATATGAATATCCTTTTTTTGGAAGTGTAGAGGGAGAAAGCTTCAGTACCcctagtttttaaaaaggagccTTTTccatttcaccactaggtggcagaTTAGGTTAACCTTGATTAAAAGTCAGTCCCCAGTAAAGGGGATTGCAAAAGTAATCATGTCTCTTCACCTTTTCCtgatttttaattcaatttaaattaaattttatttagcaccaattcatgaaacatatcatctcagtttgaattttacaaagtcaaattcaatcatattatacagattaggtcagattacacagattggtcaaaaatgtcctatataagggaaccagttgattgtgTCAAAGTCTTTGCAGCATTTGTACATACTTGTATGTGGTAGACCAAAAGAAATGTGGCCCATAATTGTTATTCAGCCCTCTTGATTGAAAtgtatcatatatatatatatatctcttgTGAAGTCCCCCAGTTAGTACAGAGTTTACctatgtttattttaatctcagtttaaatACATTATGACTTGTTGAGATGGGCAAGAGAAGCATTAATAAGAGAATCAGTCAAGAGACCAGTGgtaactctgaaggagctgccGAGATCAAaggctcaggtggaagaatatTTGGACGGGACAATTATTAGTCAGGCTAGAGGAAAGacattgctgaaagaaagccataagaagtcccgTTTACCTCAAATCATACTGATAAACTTATGTCAAAGAACACAGTATTCTATTTTATCTGGCAAAGAAACATTAAGTAAAAGCTTTAACAGGTCAATTTAATTCAACAAGTCTCTTAGATTAGAGGAGCAGGtcttttaatgaaaaaatgCTGTATAAATTGATTGTTAATGCCATAGTTTTTATTTCTACCTGGCTATAGCGATTGATCTGACAACGTATGTTTTCTGTTATAGTTTGAAGGCTGTAACAAGGCCTACTCTCGCCTGGAAAATTTGAAGACCCACTTGCGCTCTCACACCGGGGAGAAACCATATGTATGCGAACACGAGGGCTGCAACAAAGCCTTTTCCAACGCTTCCGACCGGGCCAAGCACCAGAACCGAACTCATTCCAACGAGGTACTGAAGCACACACCACTGAAAAGTAACGATGGGTGAAACTGAACTTACGGATGTGAGGAAAACTCAATGAATTCAGCTTTACTGATAAAACTCTTCGGTGTCTTACAGAAACCTTACGTTTGCAAGATCCCTGGTTGCACTAAGCGATACACGGATCCAAGCTCACTGCGTAAGCACGTGAAGACGGTGCACGGGCCCGAGGCCCACATCACCAAGAAGCATCGCGGAGACACGGGGCCACGACCCCCTGGCTCAGCTTTGACCCCTGGGGGCCAAACGTCTGAGCTGTTGCTGGAAAAAGAAGAGACATGCAGGGAGGACTGCAAACTGTTGGCGCCTGAGACCGCTCTGGTCAGTGAGAAACATTAGTAAAGGTTACTTTAGAGAACagcactgtttattttttttttttagaagatgaACTAAAACTTTCTGTCTTGCTCGTTGCCTTTTAGAAGTCCCAGCCAAGTCCCGGCGCTCAGTCGTCTTGCAGCAGTGAGCGTTCTCCACTGGGGAGCACCAACAACAACGACAGCGGCGTGGAGATGAACCTAAATGCGGCGGGGAGCTTGGATGATCTCACCGCTTTGGAGGATGGAGTTGCAGgtggaggcggaggaggaggggaaCCCGGGACGATGGGAATGTCCGCGCAGGCGCTGAAGCGGCTGGAGAACCTGAAGATTGACAAGCTAAAGCAAATTCGAAGGCCGACTCCTCCTGGCCGCTGTGCCAGCAGCAAGCTTCCTGCCATTCCTGGTACTTATTAGAAAAGACACATTAAGAGTCTTGCGAAAAACCTTCAACCTGAGGGTTTTTTATATTTCGTCACAATGCTATCGcagacttcaatgtattttatgaaatagaccaacacaaagttggaCATAagtgtgaagtggaagggaaattattttgaaaatttcagggttttcagattttttttttttttacaactaaaaatctgaaagtgtgGCATATATTTGTGTTCGGCCCCCTTACTCTGATCCACCTAAATATGATCTGATACAGCTAATTACCTTTGGATGTCACATGATTATTAAATAGGACTCaattgtgtgtaatttaatcccagtataaatacagctgttctccGAAGGCCCTAAAGGTTTGCTAGAGAACGTTAGGACTGGTTACGCTGGGCAAGTAGACCCGTACTCAGAGACACAGCCCAGACCCCCGCGGAAacggaagagtggcaagaagaaatcAATTACATTCCTCCATTAAGGTTTGTCACAAGTGAACACAGCAAGCATGTGGAAAAGACTAAAATGAACTGAACACAGCATTCCCACACTGAAACATGGAGGGGGCAGCAGCAAAACCAGCTTTAGTCTGCAAGCTTGTGACACAAACCAGAAATTTGGCTCCGCTTGCTCTCAGTTTCACTTAAATTTTacttaaaatttacttttttaaggatAAGAAACGTTTTTAGTACATAAAATAGGCAaaaattgctattttttttctaaaaatgtaaatgtaaatgtatacaaatacatgttttgacaAAGAGGAAGACATGGTTGGATTGGTGCAAATAAGCTTGGTATCGATCTGGAAACTGTttccatctatctatctgacTGTCCAGTTTGACGTAGCTTTGCTATTTTGCTGAAAGAATGGCCAGAATGTCATTCTCTCAATGTCAAAGCTGTTGGAGAAATACCTAAAAAGGGTTCTGAATACATGCATATGCCACACTACagattttcacttttaaaactaTATATCTCAACTTTACATTTATGCGCTAATTGTATTCTTAACACACAATATCCCATGTACATAAATTGAAATGTGTGGTTGTAACAAAATGGGCAAAGGTTTAAAGAACATGTTGCCAGAGGATGAAACATTATAGTTAGAGTTAAAGTATAAGTCGAAGTAACCTTTTCAGTTTAAGTGACTTTCTCCTTGGTCTTTTCTTTTAAGGTACAGGGGAGAACATGGGAATGTGTGCACCTTCTCCACTTAATCGACGAGTGATGGAGCTTTCCAGCCACGAGCTCGGAGCTGGAAACGTAGCAAACGCCGCTAATGACAGAAGAGGAAGTGGCACCAGCAGCCTAAGCTCGGCGTACACAGTGAGCCGCCGCTCCTCCATGGCATCGCCGTACCTATCCAGTAGACGCTCCAGTGATGTCTCCCAAATGGGAGGGACAGCAGGGGCCGGATGTCACCTTCTGAGTCCGGATCAAGCTGTGGGAGACCCTCTCTCACCCGAAACCTATCGTAGAGGAGCTCCATGTCCCGGGGGTGGGGGGTTACCGGGTCTCCCCAACTTAACACCTGCTCAACACTACAGCCTGAAGGCCAAATATGCCGCAGCCACCGGCGGGCCTCCACCCACCCCCTTACCCAACATGGAGCAGCCCAGTACACCAGTCAGAAGAGGGGGTGCGTTGACTGAGTACCAGGGGCAGCCGCTGCCTCCTTTCCTTCAACAAGGCGGTCCTCGGCGGCACAGTGCCAACACAGAATACGGCACTGGAGTTATCTACCCTCACCAGGCTCCAGGCAACAACACCAGGCGTGCCAGTGACCCAGTTCGATCCGTAGCAGACCCACAAGCTCTACCCAAACGCTTTAACAGCCTCAACAACGTGGCCATGATGGGTCGCAGAAATGCACTGCAACTTCGCAGCTCTGACGCCGGTCTTTCCCGCCACATGTTCTCGCCTCGTCCTCCTAGCATCACAGAAAACGTAATGATGGAAGCCATGGGCATGGAGCCCCATCTCAACGCCGGCGATGCCCGAGATCGGTCCATGATGATGACCCCCGTTGAGAGAAACTTCATGACTTACCAGCATCAGAATCAGACAATGGGAGGTGGAGGTCTGCTCCCGAACCAGCTGTCCCCGAGCCAAGAGTCTCTGGGCTGCCCCGATCCCGGCTACATGCAGCGACACTACCAGGGACATGGCGGAGAAGCCATTTCCAGAGCTAATGGGAATCCATTAGGTCAAGCAAGACCGACACAGCCAGACGGGATGTCAACCACACTTCTCCAGCAGGCTGAGTATCGTATGAGCACCTGCCAGCTGAGTCCTTCAGGCCCACATTACTCAAGCATAGGTCAGGGCAGCGACAGTGGAGGTCCTTGGAACGACAACCACAACCAAATCCAAACTTCAAGCCACGCAATCCAGAGCCAGCAATCAGTGCAGTACTCAGATTCCAGTCTGCAGCCTCAACAAACACAAGCTCACTTCAGCAATCAGACAGCCCTCTACAATAACTCCGATGGCACTCACAAACCTTTCATCAAGCCTGAGCAGCAATTCCACTCTGGTATGGGTGGTGGAGAGGCCTGTCAGAGCGCTAAACTCCAACAGCAACGGATCCTCCTGCAGCAAACCCAGGCTTACCCCCAGCAGAGCGGCCAAGTGATAATGAGGAACTCAAGCCATCCCAGCTGTGACTTTCAAGGACAAAACCCGAGTTCTTACTCCAGCGGAGGGGGGTTAAGCTTGGGCTGTGCTGGTTCGACGCTGTCAGACGGCCAAAGGTCGGAAACCCCAATGATGCAGGTGAAGGAGATCATGGTGAGGAATTATGTGCAGTCCCAGCAAGCCCTGATGTGGGAGCAGCAGCAAGAGCAAGAGCAGCAGAGTGGAATAAAGCCACCGTCTCTTTCTGACAACATGGGTTTGAGTGCTCAAACAGCCATGATGCAGCACAGTCCAGAGCACCAGAATCAGAACCTGT contains:
- the gli1 gene encoding zinc finger protein GLI1 isoform X4; its protein translation is MPVDMQPHQGLYYYETSPSQPSRGLVPSDQSPYSDVSPLRAPHLDGPPQDCHVMYNPMTHGSGSGPVQGNSHCMDQYMRPPQAPPPHSMMGHRGMPPTEGSNGTPYCNQNNMMSSHPNFCQLQPGSEQIGSGDGSRFSTPRSMLKLSKKRALSISPLSDASVDLQTVIRTSPNSLVAFVNSRCNPNGGSSYGHLSVSAMSPSLSYSSNMNCHSRQQGSMYGGNGGTPLGVHTPGPCQASRLPPHNPRLLAPPKHGHLKTEPGLVGVMDGMNVKNLEERSEGDVASPSSTGTQDHLMGLLDGRDDLDKEDGKPEPEAIYETNCRWESCNKEFDTQDQLVHHINNEHIHGEKKEFVCHWQECSREQRPFKAQYMLVVHMRRHTGEKPHKCTFEGCNKAYSRLENLKTHLRSHTGEKPYVCEHEGCNKAFSNASDRAKHQNRTHSNEKPYVCKIPGCTKRYTDPSSLRKHVKTVHGPEAHITKKHRGDTGPRPPGSALTPGGQTSELLLEKEETCREDCKLLAPETALKSQPSPGAQSSCSSERSPLGSTNNNDSGVEMNLNAAGSLDDLTALEDGVAGGGGGGGEPGTMGMSAQALKRLENLKIDKLKQIRRPTPPGRCASSKLPAIPGTGENMGMCAPSPLNRRVMELSSHELGAGNVANAANDRRGSGTSSLSSAYTVSRRSSMASPYLSSRRSSDVSQMGGTAGAGCHLLSPDQAVGDPLSPETYRRGAPCPGGGGLPGLPNLTPAQHYSLKAKYAAATGGPPPTPLPNMEQPSTPVRRGGALTEYQGQPLPPFLQQGGPRRHSANTEYGTGVIYPHQAPGNNTRRASDPVRSVADPQALPKRFNSLNNVAMMGRRNALQLRSSDAGLSRHMFSPRPPSITENVMMEAMGMEPHLNAGDARDRSMMMTPVERNFMTYQHQNQTMGGGGLLPNQLSPSQESLGCPDPGYMQRHYQGHGGEAISRANGNPLGQARPTQPDGMSTTLLQQAEYRMSTCQLSPSGPHYSSIGQGSDSGGPWNDNHNQIQTSSHAIQSQQSVQYSDSSLQPQQTQAHFSNQTALYNNSDGTHKPFIKPEQQFHSGMGGGEACQSAKLQQQRILLQQTQAYPQQSGQVIMRNSSHPSCDFQGQNPSSYSSGGGLSLGCAGSTLSDGQRSETPMMQVKEIMVRNYVQSQQALMWEQQQEQEQQSGIKPPSLSDNMGLSAQTAMMQHSPEHQNQNLYSNQMYPSYAERNLVMSPGAHSRGSTSVTAKDQHLSGLQGSCYNQEMVVPRPPQGRKPLSRQNSLPQVGGGYLGSSPHLSPVHSTSSPRRGVRLPPVQHPQHPQNEMFSPSNNNDMYYTGQINMDMEKHRDVQNRPCLNQQNTMGPNLDPAGDTKSAPMAPYPESSPISNALENLDLENARIDFTSIIDEADSSSFSPVNNPLQGHPGSSSQASSRLTTPQTSVSLAPGTGLSNMAVGDMTSMLTSLAGENKYLNTLS
- the gli1 gene encoding zinc finger protein GLI1 isoform X3, with the translated sequence MPVDMQPHQGLYYYETSPSQPSRGLVPSDQSPYSDVSPLRAPHLDGPPQDCHVMYNPMTHGSGSGPVQGNSHCMDQYMRPPQAPPPHSMMGHRGMPPTEGSNGTPYCNQNNMMSSHPNFCQLQPGSEQIGSGDGSRFSTPRSMLKLSKKRALSISPLSDASVDLQTVIRTSPNSLVAFVNSRCNPNGGSSYGHLSVSAMSPSLSYSSNMNCHSRQQGSMYGGNGGTPLGVHTPGPCQASRLPPHNPRLLAPPKHGHLKTEPGLVGVMDGMNVKNLEERSEGDVASPSSTGTQQDHLMGLLDGRDDLDKEDGKPEPEAIYETNCRWESCNKEFDTQDQLVHHINNEHIHGEKKEFVCHWQECSREQRPFKAQYMLVVHMRRHTGEKPHKCTFEGCNKAYSRLENLKTHLRSHTGEKPYVCEHEGCNKAFSNASDRAKHQNRTHSNEKPYVCKIPGCTKRYTDPSSLRKHVKTVHGPEAHITKKHRGDTGPRPPGSALTPGGQTSELLLEKEETCREDCKLLAPETALKSQPSPGAQSSCSSERSPLGSTNNNDSGVEMNLNAAGSLDDLTALEDGVAGGGGGGGEPGTMGMSAQALKRLENLKIDKLKQIRRPTPPGRCASSKLPAIPGTGENMGMCAPSPLNRRVMELSSHELGAGNVANAANDRRGSGTSSLSSAYTVSRRSSMASPYLSSRRSSDVSQMGGTAGAGCHLLSPDQAVGDPLSPETYRRGAPCPGGGGLPGLPNLTPAQHYSLKAKYAAATGGPPPTPLPNMEQPSTPVRRGGALTEYQGQPLPPFLQQGGPRRHSANTEYGTGVIYPHQAPGNNTRRASDPVRSVADPQALPKRFNSLNNVAMMGRRNALQLRSSDAGLSRHMFSPRPPSITENVMMEAMGMEPHLNAGDARDRSMMMTPVERNFMTYQHQNQTMGGGGLLPNQLSPSQESLGCPDPGYMQRHYQGHGGEAISRANGNPLGQARPTQPDGMSTTLLQQAEYRMSTCQLSPSGPHYSSIGQGSDSGGPWNDNHNQIQTSSHAIQSQQSVQYSDSSLQPQQTQAHFSNQTALYNNSDGTHKPFIKPEQQFHSGMGGGEACQSAKLQQQRILLQQTQAYPQQSGQVIMRNSSHPSCDFQGQNPSSYSSGGGLSLGCAGSTLSDGQRSETPMMQVKEIMVRNYVQSQQALMWEQQQEQEQQSGIKPPSLSDNMGLSAQTAMMQHSPEHQNQNLYSNQMYPSYAERNLVMSPGAHSRGSTSVTAKDQHLSGLQGSCYNQEMVVPRPPQGRKPLSRQNSLPQVGGGYLGSSPHLSPVHSTSSPRRGVRLPPVQHPQHPQNEMFSPSNNNDMYYTGQINMDMEKHRDVQNRPCLNQQNTMGPNLDPAGDTKSAPMAPYPESSPISNALENLDLENARIDFTSIIDEADSSSFSPVNNPLQGHPGSSSQASSRLTTPQTSVSLAPGTGLSNMAVGDMTSMLTSLAGENKYLNTLS